From a region of the Sphaerodactylus townsendi isolate TG3544 linkage group LG16, MPM_Stown_v2.3, whole genome shotgun sequence genome:
- the TBL2 gene encoding transducin beta-like protein 2 isoform X1: protein MDDASGVLIGVSVLLGALVLVLLLRRRTPDGKEAQRGEKEVTEPADDHAVNGETAGKTSIQKKQKPHQRSRKEKPQQHNFTHPLLAAALKGHSGSISGLDFSSNGKYLASCSDDRTVRIWSTKDFLEREHRCMRANVELDHATLVRFYPDSRAFIVWLANGDTIRVFNMTKKEDGTFAYVGAPEDFPKHHKAPVINIGVADTGKFIMTASSDTTILIWDPKGEILASINTNQMNNAFAAVSPCGRFVASCGFTPDVKVWEVCFSKSGDFQEVARAFDLKGHTAGVYSFSFSNDSRRMATVSKDGTWKLWDTDVEYKKQQDPYLLLTGKCDLAEPCRIALSPDARALAISCSTSIFVYNTKEGKEEERFENVHGEHITDLAFDVNNRFLVSCGDRAIRVFHNTAGYRAVVEEMKVLLKKATNESTRQRLQQQITDAQNALESIYSKSK from the exons ATGGACGACGCGTCCGGAGTCCTGATCGGCGTGTCGGTGTTGCTGGGCGCGCTCGTTCtcgtgctactgctgagacgGCGAACGCCGGACGGGAAGGAGGCACAGCGGGGAGAGAAAGAGGTTACCGAGCCAGCGGACG ATCACGCTGTGAACGGTGAAACAGCCGGCAAAACGTCCATCCAGAAGAAACAGAAGCCGCACCAGCGAAGTCGAAAAGAGAAGCCTCAGCAGCACAATTTCACGCACCCACTCCTAGCTGCAGCCCTCAAG GGTCACAGTGGGAGCATCAGCGGCCTAGACTTCAGCAGCAACGGCAAATACTTGGCATCCTGCTCCGATGACCGCACGGTCCGCATCTGGAGCACCAAGGATTTCTTGGAGCGGGAGCACCGATGCATGCGGGCCAACGTGGAGCTGGATCACGCTACCTTGGTCCGCTTCTACCCAGACTCCAG AGCCTTCATTGTCTGGCTGGCTAACGGAGACACCATCAGAGTCTTTAACATGACCAAGAAGGAGGATGGCACTTTTGCCTATGTCGGAGCCCCGGAAGACTTCCCCAAACATCACAAAGCCCCCGTCATCAACATTGGGGTTGCTGATACAG GGAAATTCATCATGACCGCATCCAGTGACACCACTATCCTCATCTGGGATCCAAAGGGGGAAATCCTGGCCAGCATCAACACCAACCAAATGAACAATGCTTTTGCAGCTGTGTCACCGTGTGGGAG GTTTGTTGCGTCTTGTGGCTTCACTCCGGATGTGAAGGTGTGGGAGGTGTGTTTCAGCAAAAGTGGAGACTTCCAAGAGGTGGCAAGAGCCTTTGACCTAAAAGGCCACACGGCAGGGGTgtattccttctctttctccaacGACTCGCGGCG gATGGCGACAGTCTCAAAGGACGGTACGTGGAAACTGTGGGACACAGATGTTGAATACAAAAAGCAGCAGGATCCCTACCTGCTGCTGACGGGTAAATGTGACTTGGCTGAACCCTGCCGCATCGCTCTGTCTCCGGATGCCCGGGCGCTAGCCATCTCCTGTAGTACCAGCATCTTTGTGTACAACaccaaggaagggaaggaggaagagcgcTTTGAGAATGTCCACGGGGAGCACATCACAGACTTGGCCTTTGATGTGAACAACCGCTTTCTAGTCTCTTGCGGGGACCGGGCCATCCGGGTCTTCCACAACACAGCCGGCTACCGGGCAGTGGTAGAAGAAATGAAGGTTCTGCTGAAGAAGGCCACCAATGAGTCCACTAGGCAGAGACTGCAACAGCAGATCACAGATGCCCAGAACGCTTTGGAAAGTATCTACAGCAAGAGCAAGTGA
- the TBL2 gene encoding transducin beta-like protein 2 isoform X2 produces MRANVELDHATLVRFYPDSRAFIVWLANGDTIRVFNMTKKEDGTFAYVGAPEDFPKHHKAPVINIGVADTGKFIMTASSDTTILIWDPKGEILASINTNQMNNAFAAVSPCGRFVASCGFTPDVKVWEVCFSKSGDFQEVARAFDLKGHTAGVYSFSFSNDSRRMATVSKDGTWKLWDTDVEYKKQQDPYLLLTGKCDLAEPCRIALSPDARALAISCSTSIFVYNTKEGKEEERFENVHGEHITDLAFDVNNRFLVSCGDRAIRVFHNTAGYRAVVEEMKVLLKKATNESTRQRLQQQITDAQNALESIYSKSK; encoded by the exons ATGCGGGCCAACGTGGAGCTGGATCACGCTACCTTGGTCCGCTTCTACCCAGACTCCAG AGCCTTCATTGTCTGGCTGGCTAACGGAGACACCATCAGAGTCTTTAACATGACCAAGAAGGAGGATGGCACTTTTGCCTATGTCGGAGCCCCGGAAGACTTCCCCAAACATCACAAAGCCCCCGTCATCAACATTGGGGTTGCTGATACAG GGAAATTCATCATGACCGCATCCAGTGACACCACTATCCTCATCTGGGATCCAAAGGGGGAAATCCTGGCCAGCATCAACACCAACCAAATGAACAATGCTTTTGCAGCTGTGTCACCGTGTGGGAG GTTTGTTGCGTCTTGTGGCTTCACTCCGGATGTGAAGGTGTGGGAGGTGTGTTTCAGCAAAAGTGGAGACTTCCAAGAGGTGGCAAGAGCCTTTGACCTAAAAGGCCACACGGCAGGGGTgtattccttctctttctccaacGACTCGCGGCG gATGGCGACAGTCTCAAAGGACGGTACGTGGAAACTGTGGGACACAGATGTTGAATACAAAAAGCAGCAGGATCCCTACCTGCTGCTGACGGGTAAATGTGACTTGGCTGAACCCTGCCGCATCGCTCTGTCTCCGGATGCCCGGGCGCTAGCCATCTCCTGTAGTACCAGCATCTTTGTGTACAACaccaaggaagggaaggaggaagagcgcTTTGAGAATGTCCACGGGGAGCACATCACAGACTTGGCCTTTGATGTGAACAACCGCTTTCTAGTCTCTTGCGGGGACCGGGCCATCCGGGTCTTCCACAACACAGCCGGCTACCGGGCAGTGGTAGAAGAAATGAAGGTTCTGCTGAAGAAGGCCACCAATGAGTCCACTAGGCAGAGACTGCAACAGCAGATCACAGATGCCCAGAACGCTTTGGAAAGTATCTACAGCAAGAGCAAGTGA
- the BCL7B gene encoding B-cell CLL/lymphoma 7 protein family member B, whose amino-acid sequence MRGGQEAAAAGAGTGAAGATSAMSGRSVRAETRSRAKDDIKKVMAAIERVRKWEKKWVTVGDTSLRIFKWVPVADSKEKEKSKSSSAAAREPNGFPAEAAANSSLLLEFQDENSNLSSLSDAYPLKADSSPASSPSPQQSESMSPTHNSDFRTDDSQPPTLGQEPLEEPALPPSEVADEPPTLTKEEPGPSEAQAAGGEEDSGAPPLKRFCPDQNSACHTASKS is encoded by the exons ATGCGCGGCGGGCAGGAAGCGGCAGCAGCTGGTGCGGGGACAGGGGCTGCCGGGGCCACGAGCGCCATGTCGGGGCGTTCGGTGCGGGCCGAGACCCGCAGCCGCGCCAAGGATGACATCAAAAAAGTGATGGCAGCTATCGAACGCGTTCGAAAATG GGAGAAGAAGTGGGTGACTGTGGGTGACACATCCCTTCGGATATTCAAGTGGGTGCCTGTGGCCGACAGCAAAGAG AAAGAGAAGTCCAAATCCAGCAGTGCTGCTGCCCGAGAGCCCAACGGCTTTCCAGCTGAAGCTGCAGCAAATTCGTCGCTTCTCTTGGAGTTTCAGG ACGAAAACAGCAATCTGAGCTCCTTGTCGGATGCTTATCCACTCAAGGCAGACAGCAGCCCTGCCTCCAGCCCCAGCCCCCAGCAGAGTGAGTCGATGAGCCCCACTCACAACTCTGACTTCCGCACAGATGACTCACAGCCACCCACTCTGGGACAGGAGCCACTGGAAG AACCTGCCCTGCCTCCCTCTGAAGTAGCAGATGAACCTCCGACCCTCACAAAGGAAGAGCCAGGTCCTTCCGAGGCTCAG GCAGCTGGAGGGGAGGAAGACTCCGGAGCACCCCCACTCAAGAGATTTTGTCCCGACCAAAATTCTGCATGCCATACGGCCTCCAAGAGCTAG